The Roseococcus microcysteis genome contains a region encoding:
- a CDS encoding OmpA/MotB family protein, with translation MSGAGLAEEGESEGYFASVSDLMVGVLFVFLLMLTVFALNFRDDSASLDRLRAELQRAEQAAQLERANAEAARAIAEAARIEAERQLAEAERQSARARAQEEEAARLRAQNEMLRARLQEAADKLRRELADREAARNALLQRLARGLEARRIQFILDPRSGVLRLSDAVPFPTGGSDLTDTARRTVTALGEVLAEVLPCFSYGAPRQNCEQADIPILEAMLVEGHTDRQPFANMTAADSQARNDLLSTARALTVFAQIRQQQRVLDELRNPSAQPLLGVSGYGQRRPLPEAMTLSEAHLAQNRRIDLRFILSARTSDEIRRLLEDIAALQQGGAR, from the coding sequence ATGAGTGGAGCCGGACTGGCCGAGGAGGGCGAATCCGAAGGCTATTTTGCCTCCGTCAGCGACTTGATGGTGGGCGTCCTCTTCGTCTTCCTTCTCATGCTGACCGTCTTCGCGTTGAACTTTCGTGATGATAGCGCAAGCCTCGACAGGCTTCGGGCGGAGTTGCAGCGCGCGGAGCAGGCCGCTCAATTGGAAAGGGCCAACGCGGAAGCTGCGCGCGCGATCGCGGAAGCCGCGCGGATCGAAGCCGAGCGACAGCTAGCCGAGGCCGAGCGGCAGTCGGCTCGGGCCCGCGCACAGGAGGAGGAGGCCGCCCGCCTCCGAGCGCAGAACGAGATGCTTCGTGCGAGGTTGCAAGAGGCCGCGGACAAGCTCCGGCGCGAACTTGCGGACCGCGAGGCGGCACGGAACGCCCTGCTGCAGCGGCTTGCCCGAGGGCTGGAGGCGCGGCGGATCCAATTCATCCTGGATCCCAGGTCGGGCGTCCTGAGGCTGTCTGACGCGGTGCCTTTCCCGACCGGTGGCAGTGACCTCACCGATACGGCGCGACGCACTGTGACTGCTCTTGGCGAAGTGCTGGCTGAGGTGCTGCCATGCTTCTCGTATGGCGCGCCGCGTCAGAACTGCGAGCAGGCTGATATCCCGATCCTGGAGGCGATGCTCGTCGAGGGGCACACGGATCGCCAGCCCTTCGCGAACATGACGGCGGCTGATTCCCAAGCAAGGAACGACCTGCTCTCTACCGCTCGGGCGCTGACCGTCTTCGCCCAGATCCGGCAGCAGCAGCGCGTTCTCGACGAACTTCGGAACCCGTCCGCCCAGCCACTACTAGGCGTGTCCGGATACGGCCAGCGGCGACCGCTTCCCGAAGCGATGACGCTCTCCGAGGCGCACCTCGCCCAGAATCGTCGTATCGATCTTCGCTTCATCCTCTCAGCGCGCACCTCGGACGAGATCCGACGACTGCTGGAGGACATCGCCGCTCTGCAGCAGGGCGGCGCCCGATGA
- a CDS encoding DEAD/DEAH box helicase, whose amino-acid sequence MTAVPAPAGTELRLASGADVLPPASWGLSGHRGADIARRLVIEGAAIEADDYLLVEHAAVARLTAAEAARLDLPPATSLRAVVEGSGIMLRSDFTASLRWTRPGGQNVLGVERVGAWLREADGWRRLPETLFAVAEAVDRYAAAAGQGDAPRLRALAALREALPTAALTGSAEATGLLGTVTILEADALSLDATGAGDDLQIVPVLHRAGAGDAPLLPEDRQRAFGNDQFLRWPTARPVYTLPGGVYVVLSPPLRQALEVARRIAAGPPAERRSFLREPRAAIRAAIGDEADAALLDSLVVETPAWSDRVVGLGLWQPRVLPWIELSGNDWFGSSAPNGTGGGESPSQRGIVVGDQRIPLTPEQAERLSTDIREAIAVGRPTVQVETPDGPVQVPASDATVASLAPLLPRSRDGSGTAEPSPTEVLLIKPNETARDIEALVQRRPTPRAAAPASLRTPLKEHQREGLVWLQRNWAVGSPGVLLADDMGLGKTLQGLAFLAWLREGMTAGQVTRAPLLIVAPTGLLENWRAEHDRHLVAPGLGRLVQAYGKGLAGLRLPSGGAPGLDLAALRDADWVLTTYETLRDHDRDFGAVRFAAMLLDEAQKVKTPGIRLTDAAKAMNADFRVALTGTPVENRLADLWCIVDGVAPGHLGDLRRFSATYEAAPTVERLAELKASLDRSIGGRPPLLLRRLKEDRLPDLPPRNDVVMTAEMQGAQLAAYEEAVALGRSDQGAGRVLEALQRLRAVSLHPDADAAPDDAELIAGSARLRLALQALDAIAERDERALVFLDDLTMMARIAGLLQRRYRLPAAPMTISGKVAGAARQARVDRFQEAPGGFDVMLLSPRAGGVGLTLTRANHVVHLARWWNPAVEDQCTGRVLRIGQERPVTVHVPLAVLPGGRPSFDENLHALLERKRKLMREALMPPDAQPDDLASMLRDSLA is encoded by the coding sequence ATGACCGCCGTGCCTGCGCCAGCAGGTACCGAGCTGCGCCTCGCTTCGGGCGCAGACGTACTTCCGCCGGCGTCGTGGGGCCTCTCGGGCCATCGGGGAGCCGACATCGCGCGCCGCCTCGTCATTGAGGGCGCAGCGATCGAGGCCGATGACTACCTTCTGGTGGAGCACGCTGCGGTGGCGCGCCTCACGGCGGCAGAGGCGGCGCGGCTGGACTTGCCACCGGCTACGTCGCTGCGTGCTGTAGTCGAGGGCAGCGGCATCATGCTGCGGTCCGACTTCACCGCTTCTTTGCGTTGGACGCGCCCTGGCGGCCAGAACGTCCTCGGCGTCGAGCGCGTCGGGGCTTGGCTGCGGGAGGCTGACGGCTGGCGGAGGCTGCCTGAGACACTCTTTGCCGTCGCGGAGGCTGTCGACCGTTACGCGGCGGCTGCAGGCCAGGGCGATGCGCCCCGATTGCGCGCACTCGCCGCGCTCAGGGAAGCCCTTCCGACCGCGGCATTGACCGGTTCTGCCGAAGCGACCGGGTTGCTCGGCACTGTCACCATCCTCGAGGCGGACGCTCTCTCGCTAGACGCGACCGGCGCCGGTGACGACCTGCAGATTGTCCCGGTACTGCACCGTGCCGGGGCCGGCGACGCTCCGCTCCTGCCGGAAGACCGCCAGCGCGCGTTCGGGAACGACCAGTTCCTTCGCTGGCCGACCGCACGGCCCGTGTACACTCTGCCTGGGGGCGTCTACGTCGTCCTATCACCGCCGTTGCGGCAGGCACTTGAAGTAGCGCGCCGCATCGCCGCAGGCCCGCCGGCTGAACGACGCTCGTTTCTGCGCGAACCTCGCGCTGCGATCCGCGCAGCGATCGGCGACGAGGCCGACGCTGCCCTGCTTGACTCTCTGGTCGTCGAAACGCCGGCCTGGTCCGACCGGGTTGTCGGCCTTGGACTGTGGCAGCCTCGTGTGCTCCCGTGGATCGAACTCTCGGGGAACGATTGGTTCGGCAGCAGCGCACCGAATGGCACAGGCGGGGGAGAGAGCCCAAGCCAGCGCGGCATCGTCGTTGGTGATCAGCGCATACCGCTGACGCCAGAACAGGCTGAGCGGCTGTCGACCGACATCAGGGAAGCCATCGCTGTAGGGCGGCCAACGGTGCAGGTCGAAACGCCCGACGGACCCGTCCAAGTTCCAGCGAGCGATGCGACGGTCGCGTCCCTCGCGCCGCTGTTGCCTAGGTCGCGCGATGGAAGCGGCACCGCTGAGCCCTCGCCCACCGAGGTCCTGCTCATCAAGCCGAATGAGACGGCGAGGGACATTGAGGCGCTGGTGCAGCGGAGGCCGACGCCTCGCGCAGCGGCTCCAGCGTCGCTCCGGACGCCGCTGAAGGAGCACCAGCGAGAGGGGCTCGTTTGGCTGCAGCGCAACTGGGCCGTTGGCAGCCCGGGGGTGTTGCTGGCGGATGATATGGGGCTTGGCAAGACGCTTCAGGGCTTGGCGTTCCTCGCATGGTTGCGCGAAGGAATGACGGCGGGCCAGGTCACGCGCGCACCCCTGCTAATCGTCGCACCGACGGGGCTCTTGGAGAACTGGCGCGCGGAGCACGACCGCCATCTTGTCGCACCGGGGCTCGGGCGGCTCGTGCAGGCCTACGGGAAGGGGCTCGCGGGCCTGCGTCTGCCATCCGGCGGAGCGCCCGGCCTCGACCTGGCGGCGCTGCGGGACGCCGACTGGGTCCTGACCACGTACGAGACACTGCGTGACCATGACCGCGACTTCGGCGCAGTGCGCTTCGCGGCGATGCTGCTGGACGAGGCGCAGAAGGTGAAGACCCCAGGGATTCGGCTGACTGACGCGGCCAAGGCAATGAATGCCGACTTCCGGGTAGCTCTGACTGGAACGCCAGTAGAGAACCGGCTGGCGGATCTCTGGTGCATCGTGGATGGCGTCGCCCCCGGCCATCTCGGGGACCTGCGGCGGTTCAGCGCCACGTATGAGGCAGCTCCGACAGTGGAGCGCCTTGCTGAACTCAAGGCGTCGCTGGATCGCTCGATTGGCGGCCGTCCGCCGCTTCTCCTCCGTCGCCTCAAGGAGGACCGCCTTCCAGATCTGCCGCCCCGCAACGACGTCGTCATGACGGCCGAAATGCAGGGGGCGCAACTCGCGGCTTACGAGGAGGCGGTCGCCCTCGGTCGGAGTGATCAGGGCGCAGGCCGCGTTCTCGAGGCGCTTCAGCGGCTCCGTGCTGTCAGCTTGCACCCCGACGCCGACGCCGCTCCCGACGATGCCGAGCTGATCGCCGGCTCTGCCCGCCTTCGCCTGGCGCTTCAAGCCCTAGATGCCATCGCCGAGCGCGATGAGCGTGCGTTGGTTTTCTTGGACGACCTCACGATGATGGCGCGGATTGCGGGGCTGCTTCAGCGCAGATATCGGCTGCCTGCGGCACCGATGACGATTAGCGGCAAGGTTGCTGGCGCGGCGCGCCAGGCTCGTGTGGACAGGTTCCAGGAGGCACCGGGCGGGTTCGACGTCATGCTGCTCTCCCCGCGTGCGGGCGGGGTCGGCCTGACGCTGACCCGGGCGAATCACGTCGTGCACCTGGCCCGGTGGTGGAACCCGGCGGTCGAGGACCAGTGCACTGGCCGGGTACTCCGGATCGGACAGGAGCGTCCGGTGACCGTGCACGTACCCCTCGCGGTCTTGCCCGGCGGCAGACCATCCTTCGACGAAAACCTGCACGCGCTGCTCGAGCGCAAGCGGAAGCTGATGCGAGAGGCACTGATGCCGCCGGACGCACAGCCGGACGACCTCGCCTCGATGCTGCGCGACAGCCTCGCCTGA
- a CDS encoding EH signature domain-containing protein, which yields MTESTAALRELAALQDLLQRKPALPERPACLRQAGELFRKDEAAALPSGEVLEILREELRKACAAGALASIPVRTLRRAPMVFWDRDPQAAAFPGLLEAFLAGAAARPRWLRELVEAWLRDFGPDRARLPEAGRAAANLLARTQDPRLQPWDRAHRRYSMFDAARGPERVGSALLSGSDPVEAVLSETGMDDPLRAEGRFFRAAVRAMLAALPTALRGTGAREAWARAAVILEIERVRRDRSGREIAEPALRVADLAGETIAACLDPWLRDPPAANAPREEIKAFLLRVVGDPRLRPERWRAAPEACAQLMRSWLAAASLETFFALISETNNDPQWQYRRAFWRACLRKMPGHQPAEVWVVLGPGMAARAKAVKDLASAHGRMEVSGQYGEQAVLLIRLGNIVLSEWSNVGPVRAWEIGDPRCPALYRTHYEARDLRAKCLDFPDHPIKGRGGAFDGGGLWHRDPKGYLWQGCAAAFLQSHTQLRLVPEDYKLR from the coding sequence ATGACGGAATCCACCGCCGCCCTGCGTGAGCTTGCTGCGCTCCAGGATCTCCTCCAGCGAAAGCCCGCTCTGCCAGAGAGACCGGCGTGCCTCCGCCAGGCAGGAGAGCTGTTCCGCAAGGACGAGGCTGCGGCACTTCCGTCCGGTGAGGTTCTGGAGATCCTGCGCGAGGAACTCCGCAAGGCTTGTGCGGCCGGTGCACTGGCCAGCATCCCAGTGCGGACACTCCGCCGTGCCCCGATGGTCTTTTGGGACCGCGATCCGCAGGCCGCCGCGTTCCCCGGGCTCCTGGAGGCGTTCTTGGCAGGGGCGGCTGCCAGGCCTCGCTGGCTTCGCGAGCTGGTCGAGGCTTGGCTGCGCGACTTCGGCCCGGACCGGGCGCGCCTACCCGAGGCTGGCCGCGCGGCGGCGAACCTCCTGGCGCGTACGCAAGACCCCCGGCTTCAGCCCTGGGACCGCGCGCACAGGCGCTACTCCATGTTCGACGCCGCACGCGGGCCCGAGCGCGTCGGATCTGCTCTTCTAAGCGGTAGCGATCCTGTCGAGGCGGTCCTCTCGGAAACCGGGATGGATGACCCACTCCGGGCCGAGGGACGCTTCTTTCGTGCAGCCGTTCGGGCGATGCTGGCGGCGCTGCCAACCGCGCTTCGTGGGACTGGCGCGCGCGAGGCCTGGGCTAGAGCCGCTGTCATCCTCGAGATTGAGCGCGTCCGTCGCGACAGATCGGGGCGCGAGATCGCCGAGCCGGCACTGCGAGTCGCCGACCTCGCGGGGGAGACGATCGCCGCATGCCTCGACCCCTGGCTGCGCGACCCGCCGGCGGCGAACGCGCCGAGGGAAGAGATAAAGGCCTTCCTCCTCCGAGTCGTCGGAGACCCTCGACTCCGGCCTGAGCGGTGGCGTGCAGCGCCTGAGGCCTGCGCGCAGCTCATGCGCAGTTGGCTTGCCGCCGCCTCGCTTGAGACCTTCTTTGCGCTGATTAGCGAAACCAACAACGACCCACAGTGGCAGTACCGGCGCGCGTTCTGGCGTGCCTGCCTCCGCAAGATGCCCGGCCACCAGCCTGCCGAAGTCTGGGTCGTGCTCGGCCCCGGCATGGCAGCCCGGGCGAAGGCTGTGAAGGACCTAGCGAGTGCCCATGGGCGCATGGAGGTCTCGGGCCAGTACGGCGAACAAGCTGTGCTCCTGATCAGGCTCGGGAACATTGTACTCAGCGAGTGGAGCAATGTTGGGCCGGTGCGGGCGTGGGAGATCGGCGACCCACGTTGCCCTGCGCTTTACCGCACGCACTACGAGGCGCGGGACCTTCGGGCGAAGTGCCTCGACTTCCCTGATCATCCGATCAAGGGCAGGGGGGGCGCCTTTGACGGCGGAGGGCTCTGGCACCGGGATCCGAAAGGCTACCTCTGGCAGGGATGTGCTGCCGCTTTCCTCCAGAGCCACACGCAGCTGCGGCTGGTGCCAGAAGACTACAAGCTGAGATGA
- a CDS encoding branched-chain amino acid ABC transporter ATP-binding protein/permease, translated as MNAHRAGWLALLLLAAIIAGFPWYGDLTGERFPTSYELRLVMRAMIFAIVVIGLNLLVGLAGLVSLGQAALYGLGAHVAALLSLRAGFSFAESMAFAILIPAMMGAVLAFPTVRVRGVYLAVITIAFGLIFVNILREWVSFTGGASGLAGIPRPTLFGEPLMAVRRTSFNYYYLILLCLLLAVWAQYAITYSRYGRAMRAAAQSENAARALGINVVAIRTMAFSISAGFAGLGGGLFANLALFVNYETFTFTTSIELLLMVILGGSGTMAGPLVGTTVLFTATQFLQGLGQWQTFGYGLLLAVVLFALPQGIVGSLGRLPARLWTKPSPRATGGWPNWGTGLEAVIGRSDARGQATLLAEGVTLRFGGLTAVNTVNMEVRAGTVHALIGPNGAGKSSLLNVISGFYKATEGRVTLFGERLRDAPPYALARLGVARSFQNTELFSQMTVLENVLVGAHPHFRATFAETLLRLPRFHREERAARAEALRLLEFVGLSEFADEAAGNLPFGHQRRLEIARALALRPKLLLLDEPAAGLTHGEIEDLIALIRGLADRGMTVILVEHHVDMIMAVSDRVTVLDYGEVIADGTVAEVQANPKVIEAYFGQGATPSLEAAK; from the coding sequence ATGAACGCGCACCGCGCCGGATGGCTGGCCCTGCTGCTCCTTGCCGCGATCATCGCGGGCTTCCCCTGGTATGGGGACCTGACGGGCGAACGCTTCCCCACCAGCTACGAATTGCGCCTGGTCATGCGTGCCATGATCTTCGCCATCGTGGTCATCGGTCTGAACCTTCTTGTCGGGCTGGCTGGCCTGGTCTCGCTCGGCCAGGCGGCGCTGTATGGGCTGGGCGCGCATGTGGCGGCGCTGCTGTCGCTGCGCGCGGGCTTCTCCTTCGCCGAAAGCATGGCCTTTGCCATCCTTATCCCCGCCATGATGGGCGCGGTGCTGGCCTTTCCGACGGTGCGGGTGCGCGGAGTGTACCTCGCCGTCATCACCATCGCCTTCGGGCTGATCTTCGTGAACATCCTGCGGGAATGGGTGAGCTTCACGGGCGGTGCCTCGGGCCTCGCCGGCATTCCCCGTCCGACCCTGTTCGGCGAGCCGTTGATGGCGGTCCGCCGCACGAGCTTCAACTACTACTACCTGATCCTGCTCTGCCTGCTGCTGGCCGTCTGGGCGCAATACGCCATCACCTACAGCCGCTACGGCCGGGCCATGCGCGCCGCGGCGCAAAGCGAAAATGCGGCGCGCGCCCTGGGCATCAACGTCGTGGCCATCCGCACCATGGCGTTCTCGATCTCGGCCGGGTTCGCAGGGTTGGGCGGTGGGTTGTTCGCGAACCTGGCGCTGTTCGTGAACTACGAGACCTTCACCTTCACCACCAGCATCGAACTGCTGCTGATGGTGATCCTGGGCGGGTCGGGCACCATGGCGGGGCCGCTGGTCGGGACCACCGTTCTGTTCACGGCGACGCAATTCCTGCAGGGCCTCGGCCAGTGGCAGACCTTCGGCTATGGGTTGCTGCTGGCGGTCGTGCTGTTCGCCCTGCCTCAGGGCATCGTGGGGTCCCTTGGCAGGCTGCCGGCGCGGCTTTGGACGAAGCCTAGCCCCCGCGCCACCGGCGGCTGGCCCAACTGGGGCACTGGGCTGGAAGCCGTCATCGGGCGCTCTGACGCGCGGGGCCAGGCGACGCTTCTCGCGGAGGGCGTCACGCTGCGCTTCGGCGGCCTCACCGCCGTGAACACGGTGAACATGGAGGTCCGCGCCGGCACCGTCCATGCGCTGATCGGACCCAATGGCGCGGGGAAATCCTCCCTCCTGAATGTCATCTCCGGCTTCTACAAGGCGACCGAAGGGCGCGTGACCCTGTTCGGCGAGCGCCTGCGCGATGCACCCCCCTATGCGCTGGCGCGGCTGGGTGTGGCGCGCAGCTTCCAGAACACGGAACTGTTCTCGCAGATGACGGTGCTGGAGAACGTGCTGGTCGGCGCCCATCCGCACTTCCGCGCGACCTTCGCGGAGACGCTGCTGCGCCTGCCGCGCTTCCACCGTGAGGAACGCGCGGCCCGGGCCGAAGCCTTGCGCCTGCTGGAGTTCGTGGGCCTGTCCGAATTCGCCGACGAAGCCGCGGGCAACCTGCCCTTCGGCCATCAGCGCCGGCTGGAGATTGCCCGTGCGCTGGCGCTGCGGCCCAAGCTCCTGTTGCTCGATGAACCCGCGGCCGGCCTCACCCATGGGGAAATCGAGGACCTCATCGCCCTCATCCGCGGCCTCGCGGACCGTGGCATGACGGTGATCCTCGTCGAGCACCATGTGGACATGATCATGGCCGTCTCCGACCGCGTCACGGTGCTGGATTATGGCGAGGTGATCGCCGATGGCACCGTGGCCGAGGTGCAGGCGAACCCCAAGGTCATCGAGGCGTATTTCGGGCAAGGCGCCACCCCCTCGCTGGAGGCCGCGAAATGA
- a CDS encoding ABC transporter ATP-binding protein, translating into MTERPILEVSGLCVSYGRIEAVRGVDLHVGAGEFVGVIGSNGAGKTSTLRAISGVVKPAAGAVTFDSSDVTGQPSHRMVARGLAMVPEGRMVFSDQSVRDNLVLGAYTRIKTDPRGVDEDIEKTITMFPRLGERIDQSAGTLSGGEQQMLAIARGLLSRPRLLVIDELSLGLAPKILDMLFPVLIDLNRKGLSILLVEQMASYALSVTHRTYVMENGRVLLEGKSSDLAHDERVLDAYLGRRSHARG; encoded by the coding sequence ATGACCGAACGCCCCATCCTGGAGGTCTCGGGCCTCTGCGTTTCCTACGGTCGGATCGAGGCGGTGCGCGGCGTGGACCTTCATGTGGGCGCCGGCGAATTTGTGGGCGTCATCGGGTCCAACGGCGCGGGCAAGACCAGCACGCTGCGCGCGATCTCAGGCGTGGTGAAGCCGGCGGCCGGCGCGGTGACCTTCGACAGCAGCGATGTGACCGGCCAGCCCAGCCACCGCATGGTGGCACGCGGCCTGGCGATGGTGCCGGAGGGCCGCATGGTCTTCTCCGACCAGAGCGTGCGCGACAACCTCGTGCTCGGCGCCTATACCCGCATCAAGACCGACCCGCGCGGCGTGGATGAGGACATCGAGAAGACCATCACGATGTTCCCCCGCCTGGGCGAACGCATAGACCAATCCGCCGGCACGCTCTCGGGCGGGGAGCAGCAGATGCTGGCCATTGCGCGGGGCTTGCTGTCGCGCCCGCGCCTGCTGGTCATTGATGAGTTGTCGCTGGGCCTGGCGCCCAAGATCCTGGACATGCTCTTCCCGGTGCTGATCGACCTGAACCGCAAGGGCCTGTCCATCCTGCTGGTGGAGCAAATGGCGTCTTACGCCCTTTCCGTCACGCACCGGACCTATGTGATGGAGAACGGGCGCGTGCTGCTGGAGGGCAAGTCCTCGGACCTCGCCCATGATGAGCGGGTGCTGGACGCCTATCTCGGCCGCCGGTCCCACGCGCGGGGATGA
- a CDS encoding branched-chain amino acid ABC transporter permease — MEAILQYLLTGISVGSVYAMVALGFYVMWSAAKAVNFTYGNVFMLGGVLTVVLVELGMPLLVAAGGAIAIATLTGAVIERVFVRPFNRDANAIGWMLTTIAVGIMMESFATATYGPLGRPLDTPFMQEPLRIGGAGIYAQELLIPVALIVLTFGLEAFYRRTVLGRALRAVALNRTAAGLVGIDADRITLFAFGLAGGIGALAGFLIAPVVQASSTMGVVVGLKGFMVAIIAGIANAKGVVVVGILYGVLERFIEGFLSSAARDAIGFTIMILALLLFPQGLFGRKEVRKV, encoded by the coding sequence TTGGAAGCGATCCTGCAATATCTGCTGACCGGGATTTCCGTGGGCAGCGTCTACGCCATGGTGGCGCTGGGCTTCTACGTGATGTGGAGCGCCGCCAAGGCCGTCAACTTCACCTATGGCAACGTCTTCATGCTGGGCGGCGTGCTGACCGTGGTGCTGGTGGAGCTGGGCATGCCGCTGCTGGTCGCGGCAGGCGGAGCCATCGCCATCGCGACGCTGACGGGGGCGGTCATCGAGCGTGTCTTCGTGCGCCCCTTCAATCGCGACGCCAACGCCATCGGCTGGATGCTGACCACCATCGCGGTCGGCATCATGATGGAGAGCTTCGCCACCGCGACCTATGGTCCGCTCGGCCGCCCGCTCGATACGCCCTTCATGCAGGAGCCGCTGCGCATCGGCGGTGCCGGCATCTACGCGCAGGAACTGCTCATTCCGGTGGCATTGATCGTGCTGACCTTCGGATTGGAGGCCTTCTACCGCCGCACCGTGCTGGGCCGCGCACTGCGTGCCGTGGCCCTGAACCGCACCGCGGCCGGGTTGGTCGGCATTGATGCGGACCGCATCACGCTGTTCGCCTTCGGCCTCGCCGGCGGCATCGGCGCGCTGGCGGGCTTCCTCATCGCGCCAGTGGTGCAGGCGTCCTCCACCATGGGCGTGGTTGTGGGGCTGAAGGGCTTCATGGTGGCCATCATCGCGGGCATCGCCAACGCCAAGGGCGTGGTGGTGGTGGGCATCCTCTACGGCGTGCTGGAGCGATTCATCGAGGGCTTCCTGTCCAGTGCGGCGCGCGACGCCATCGGCTTCACCATCATGATCCTGGCACTGCTGCTGTTTCCCCAAGGCCTGTTCGGCCGCAAGGAGGTCCGCAAGGTATGA
- a CDS encoding ASCH domain-containing protein, translating to MTSLHGAPTRGLVVDEPWVSMILSGAKTWEMRSRPTSLRGRIALIRKRSGFVVGTADLTDCLAPLDADAMAATVDRHRIDPGWQQDALAAGWVIPWVLRDARPLAAPVPYRHPSGAVGWVVLDRSVTEAIAGRAPLAVATTATAIARNVGPTGQYPPRRLPSDRQGRPHARCPSAVNRRAPSSS from the coding sequence GTGACCTCGCTACATGGCGCTCCCACGCGGGGCCTTGTCGTCGACGAACCGTGGGTCAGCATGATCCTCTCTGGCGCGAAGACCTGGGAGATGCGGTCGCGCCCAACGAGCCTTCGCGGTCGCATCGCGCTGATCAGGAAGCGCTCTGGATTCGTCGTGGGAACCGCCGACCTCACCGACTGTCTGGCGCCGCTCGACGCTGATGCGATGGCAGCAACAGTCGACAGGCACCGTATCGACCCCGGATGGCAGCAGGACGCCCTCGCTGCTGGATGGGTGATTCCATGGGTGCTCCGCGACGCGCGCCCGCTTGCTGCGCCCGTGCCTTACCGACACCCGTCAGGTGCCGTCGGCTGGGTGGTTCTCGATCGGTCGGTCACAGAGGCGATCGCCGGGCGCGCACCGCTCGCCGTCGCGACGACTGCGACCGCCATTGCCCGGAATGTTGGGCCGACAGGCCAATACCCTCCTCGCCGCCTGCCGTCAGATCGGCAGGGCCGCCCGCACGCGCGCTGCCCGTCCGCGGTGAACCGGCGAGCGCCATCGTCCAGCTGA